A segment of the Cohnella algarum genome:
AGAGCTGCCGCCCCAAGCAGAAAGACGCGCAGCAAAACGCGCAGCAGTCGGCGTTTGCCTCCTCTCGGCTTTCGCCGCATTCGGGAAAGCGGTCCGCGAACGTCAACGGATTCGTTCATTCCGGCTGCGCGGCCTCCCAGCCCAGACGCTTCAGCATCGTCGTCCGGTGCTGCCGGCTCAGGTCGAAGTAGGGAAACCGTTTCTGCCGGATCAAGGTCAGCAGCCTGTCGGCCGTCCTTTGGGCCATGACGGAATCGCGTTCGCTGATCAGCCCGTCGTCGAGGGCTTCTTCCAGCTCGTCTTCGTCCAGCAGCAGCGTCTCGCCCGTCGGCAACACCACGATGTCCAGATAAAGATCGTCGAACCAGGGAACCTGCTGGTCGGTCATGCCCTGGGTTTTGCAAACGTCGATATACCATTGGACGACTTGCCCTTTATCGTCAAACATCGTCGTCACGACGTAATGCTCCCCGCGCGGAAAATGCTGCATCCACAAATACCCTTTGTCCGCAATGCACATGCGCCGGCCGTTGTATTCCTTCCACAGCGGATCGCGCAGCTCGTGTATTTTGTACAGGGTCAGAAACCCGCGAAACGGCGGTTCGTCGAGCGGAAAACAGGCGTAGCTCTTCTTTAAAATCCGGCGCCAGTTGGCCCGGTCGGAAAATTTTCGTTTCATAGGCTTTCTTCGTCCCCGGTAAGCAGATTTAAACAAAGCTTACCACAACTTACCTCCCGTCACCAGCAAACGGAGCGAATCGGCCGTTCCGGCCTTGGTCAAACGAGGCTTTTTTCCATCCGGACATGCAAAATATCCGCGTCGTAAAAAGGCTCGCCGGAAATTGTAGCATACCCCAGCTTGCGGTAAAACATTTCGGCGGAACACTGGGCGTCCAGCACGGCCTTCGCGCAGCCGAGGGCTCTTGCCTCTTCCTCCATCGAAGAGACCAGCAGCCGGCCGACCGACTTTCCGCGATAAGCGGGCAAGACGGCAATTCGCTGAAGCTTGGCCGTCCCCGGCTCGTATTCGCGCCAGCGCGCGGTACCGGCCGGCCGGCCGTCGTCGTCGAGGGCCAGCCAATGATGGCACGCTTGCGGATTCTCGTCGTATTCGTCCCATTCCAGCCGTTCGGGAACGCCTTGTTCGTCCACGAACACGGCCTTGCGGATTGCTTTGCAATCGTTCAGTTCGCGTTCGTTCTCCACTTTTAAACCTCTCATCGTTTTGCTCCTTTGCTCAAGAAAAAGGGAACAAGCGAACGCTTGCCCCCGAATCGCGTCAACCTCCGGCTTCAAATCCGTTATGGCGAAGGCAGCACGTTCAACGCTTCTTCCGAATCGTTCAGCGGTACCGTACCCTGTTCGGGCGGCGGAGAAACGGTCGCGGGGTCCGCAGGCGCCTCGGATTCGATCGGGATATCTCCCCATGCTCCGTCGCCGCCTTCGTTTCCTTGCTCGCCGGTTCCGTTGCCGTTTCCTTGGCCGTTGCCGTTGTTGCCTTGACCGTTGCCGTTGCCATTTCTATTTCCATTGCCTTCGCCGTTGCCATTTCCATTTCCATTGCCTTCGCCGTTGCCATTGCCGATTTCGCCTTGGCCGTTCCCGTTCCCGTTCCCATTGCCATTCCCATTGCCATTGCCGTTCCCGTTGCCGGGATTCTCCGGCGGGAGCTGCTCCCCTTCGCCCTCGCCGTTTTCAGGCGGAAGCTCGAGGTCGCTCGTCACGGTGACGCTCACGCCGCTCGAAGGCTCCCCTTCGGCGTCGAGCGCCGAAGAGTACGCTTTGACGTAATACGTGTACGTTTTGTCAGGCAAAATCGCAAAATCGTCGAAGGCGGGCTCGGCCGATTCAGCCAACAGCGCGAAGGAGGCTTCCGACGCTTCCTTGCGGTAAATCTTGTACGTAATATTGTCGCCTTCCACCGGGCTCCAGGTCAATTCGACCGCGACATTCTGCGTATTGTATTGACCGGCAAGCCCGGTCACGGCGTCCGGCCCTTTCGGTTCCTCCTGGACGTCGCCGGCGTCCGGGAACGATTTTTTCTCGTAATTTTTCAGCACGGACGTCATGACCTCGGAGAAGAGCGAAGCGGCCTGGCCGCTGCTTTTCTTCACGTAATGCTCCGCGTCCGTCTTGTCGTAGCCCATCCACACCGCGGCCGTCAGCTCCGGCGTGAAGCCGACGAACCAGACGTCGCGGTTGCCGCCGGAATCGATCCCCTCGATGCCGAGCTGCGTCGTCCCCGTTTTCCCGGCGACGGTGCGTCCGCTCACTTTCGCGCTTTTGCCGGTGCCGCCCGAAACGACGCCTTCCAGAAGCTCGCGAACGTAGTAAGCCGTCTGCTCGCTCATGACGCGGTTGTCGCCGGGCGTTTCGATGGAGTAAACGACCTCGCCGGAAGAGTCGGTAATTTCCGAAATGGTGTGCGGCGTCTGCAGCAGGCCGCCGTTCGCGAACGCCGCATACGCGTTCGCCATCTGAACGGTCGTGACGCCTTCCGAAAGCCCCCCAGCGCGATCGCCAGATTGCGGTCGTTTTCCCCGAGCTCGATGCCGAGCTTTTTGGCGAAATCGACGCCGGTGCCGACGCCGATTTCGTTCAGCAGCCAGACGGCCGGCTGGTTGACGGAATCGCGGATCGCATCCTTCATGCTGATCGGGCCGACGTACTTGTTTCGGTTGGAGTCGGTCGGGCAATACTTGCCGTTGTCGTAACATACTTTATCGTCCCGCAGCGTCGACCACGGGTACCAGTCCCCGGTTTCGAGCGCGGGGCCGTAGGACACGATCGGCTTGAACGAAGAGCCGGGCTGGCGCTTGCTGTAGACGCGGTTCAGGTTTTTCGTGCTGTAATCCCGTCCGCCGGCCATCGCGACGATCGAGCCGTCGTGCTGGTTCATGATGACCATCGCGCCCTGCATCGGGATGTCGTCCACGCTCTCCTCGAAGTTGTCCGGGTCGGAGAACGCCTTCTCGACGGCCGCCTGGGCCGCCGTATCGATCGTCGTTTTGATCGTGTAGCCGCCCGTGAGCAGCTCTTCCTCGGTTTTGCCCAGCACGTCCTGCGCTTCCTCGACGACATAATCGAGAAACGCGGCGTATTGGGAGCTGTCCTCCGGCACGACGCTCGGATCGTATTCGACGGCCATCGCCTGCTGCTTCTCGGCCTCCGTTATGATCCCCTGGTCTTCCATGAGCGTAAGGACGACGGCGCGGCGATCCATCGATTTTTCCGGATTTCGCACCGGGTTGTACGTGTTCGGCGCTTTCGGCATTCCGGCCAGCGTCGCGATTTGCCACAGCTCCAGGTCGTTCAGATCGTCGACGCCGAAATAGTATTTAGCGGCCGTCTTGATGCCATATTGCCCTTTGCCGAAATAAATCCGGTTCAAATACAGCTCCAGAATCTCGTCCTTCGATTTATGGTTTTCGAGCGCCAGGGCGATCGAGGCTTCCGTGCCTTTGCGGAACAGCGTCTTGTCCGCGTTCAAAAAAATGTTCCTTGCGAGCTGCTGCGTAATCGTGCTCGCTCCCTCGACCGCGCTGCGGGCGATGATATCCTTGACGAGCGCCCGGCCGATGCCGAACAGATCGACGCCGCTGTGCTCGTAGAAGCGCTTGTCCTCGGTCGCGACGAACGCCTGCTGCAGCAGCTTCGGGATTTCGCTGATCGGGACGTACTCCCGGTTCCCTTCGAGAACGTACAATTTATCCAGCTCGTTGCCGTTGCTGTCGACGATGATCGTCGCTTTATCCATGTCGTTCAACTTGTTCATGTTTTGGCTCAAAATCCGTTCGCCGTTCAAAATGACGAGCAAATAGCCGAGGACGGCGCAAACGGCGAAAAACAAAAGGACGAACAGCAGCCAGATCCAGCCGGTTTTGCGCTTTTGCTTGGCTCCCTTCTTTCCGGAGCGCTTGGTGTTTTTCGCGGGCGGTGCGGTCTTGCTCATGGTGCGTTTCCCCCTTTTTAACAGTCGGTTTCTCTATTTTTCTCTCTCGCCGGACCAAAAGAAGGAGCAACCCGCCAAGGGGTTGCTCGGTGGCCGGTCTATTCGGTTAGACGTAGTGTGGGGGCGAAAAGTTTCATTTTCCGCCGTGAACGGGGTGCCCGCTCAGGCTTCCGAACCCGTGTCCTGCTGCTGGAGGGATACGTTGCGCTGCGGCATAAACGTGCTGATCGCGTGCTTATAGACCATTTGTTGGCGGCCTTCGCTGTCGATAACGATCGTGAAATTGTCAAAGGCGCGCACGACGCCGCGGATTTGGAATCCGTTGGTCAAATAAACCGTGACCGGGACGCTGTCTTTGCGCAATTGATTGAGAAACGTATCCTGGATATTAATGGACTTGTTCATTACCGGTAACCCCCATCGCCATAAAAGATTATTGACAAGTATATTCAAGATCGCAGAGAAACTTTCCTGCTATTATATCACAAATCTCCGTTAAAAGATTGCGGTCTTTTTCTTCCTTCTCGAGACTCACCCATTCAAGCTCTTTCATCCGTCGGAACCAGGACAGCTGGCGTTTGGCAAAACGGCGCGTATCCCGCTTGAGCAGCTCCACCGCTCCCTTGTAGTCCAGCTCCCCCGCCAGGTAGGACGCCATTTCCTTGTAGCCGAGCGCCTGCATCGACACGGCGCTTCGCGGCACGCCGGCCGCGAGCAGCCGCTTCACCTCATCCAAAAGTCCCTGCTCGAGCATTTCGTCCACCCGAAGGCCGATGCGCCGATACAGCTCGGCCCGGTCCATCGTCAGCCCGATCAGGCAGAGTTTGTAGGGAGAAGCTTTATCGTCGCCCCTCTGCTGGCTTTGCAGCTCGGAAAGCGGCCGGCCCGTCGTTTCATAGATTTCCAGGGCGCGGACGACCCGGCGCACGTCGTTCGGATGAAGCTTGGCCGCGGTTTCCGGATCGACGTCGAAAAGCTTGCGATGTAGCGCGTCGGCTCCGTGCTCCTGGGCCCAGCGGCTCATTTTTTCCCGAAATTCAGCATCGCCGCCTTCCTCGCGGAAGCTGTACCCGTAGCAAACGGATTCGACGTACAGGCCGGTTCCCCCGACGATAAACGGCAGCTTGCCCCGCGCGTGAATGTCGGCGATCGTCTCTTCGCAGCGCGCTTGAAAGTCCGCGACCGAAAACGGATCGGCCGGATCGAGAATGTCGATCATGTGATGCGGGATCCCTTGGCGATGCTCGGGCTCCAGCTTTGCGGTGCCGATGTCCATTCCGCGGTACACCTGCATCGAATCGCCGCTGATGATTTCGCAATCGAAGGCGCGGGCGACCGCGAGGCTGAGCGCCGTCTTGCCGACGGCGGTCGGGCCGACGAGCGCCAGCAGCGGCAGCCTCTCATCCTTGCCGGGCCTTGGTTTCCCGCTTGTCGTTGAGTCAGTCGTTTTCGTCATGAATCGAAATCACTCCATATGCGATCGCGGCGCCGGAAGGCCGGACGAGGCGGATGCCGAGCCGCGCGAATTGCCCGCTTTCGCGGTGCTCCTTCAGGACGATCCGCTTGCGGGCGACCCGGCGGGCTTGGCGAAGCGCCTCCTCCGCGAGCGGCTCGTCCTTGGCGTAAGCCCGAAGCGGCGCAAGGGAGCTTGCGGCCTCCACCGGCACGGTGAACATCGGGTCGAAATAGACGATGTCCACGCTTTTGTCGGGCATCGCCGACATATATTCGAGATGGTCGGCGCACACCGCGTCGATCCGCCGCATCGCTGCGTTGACGTCCGCCAGCTCGCTGTCGTACTCGCGCAGGCCTTCGCGCACGATGACGTGCAGCAGCCGCGACGCCTCCAGCGCCGTCACGCGCCCCTTCTCGCCGACGGCGTAGGACAGCACCAGCGAATCCGCGCCGAGCCCGGCCGTGCAATCCAGCACCGCGTCGCCTTCCTTCGCGTTCGCGGCCTCGACGAGCGCGTCGGTGCCGCCGTCCCTCAACCGCTTGACGCGGATGAACGCCATGCTCGGATGATAAAACAGCGGGGGCGCGTCGCCGGCGACGAAGCGCAAGCCGTCCGCGCCCGCGACGAGCACGCCGTCCCGGGCGTCGGCGTATTTGCGCCGCAATCCGGCCAGCGTCTCGCGCCTTCGCGGCGCGAACCGGCAGGAAAATTCGCCGGCAAGCCGCCTTGCCCTCTCGATCATCTCCCGATCGGGCCGCTCGGCCGTCGTTACGATCACGACATCACCCGCTTAAACATTTTCTCGAGCTCGTACGTCGTGAAGCTGACGACGATCGGCCGGCCGTGCGGGCACGTGTACGGCTGCCTGCAGTCGCCGAGACGCCGCAACAGCGCCTCCCCCGACTCCCTCGTCAGCGACTGGTTCGCCTTGATCGACGCTTTGCAGGACGTGAGGATCGACGCCTTTTCCCGAAGCTTCGGAAGGTCGACTCCCCGCTCCTGAAGCACCCATTCGGCCATCTCGCGGACGATGTCCGCTTCGTCCCCGTCCGGGAACCAGTGGGGAACCGCCCGTATGATTAAGGTATTCCCACCGAAATCCTCCATATATACCCCGACTTGCTCGAACAAGTGCAACCGGGTCCGGAGCGCCGCGAATTCGTCCGGCGCGAACGTAAGCGTCACCGGCAGCAGCAGCTCCTGGCTCGCCTCCTCGGGACGGCCGAATTTCTCGAAAAAATATTCGTAGTTGATCCGCTCGTGGGCGGCGTGCTGATCGATCAGGTACAGGCCGGTTTCGTTCTGGGCGACGATGTACGTGCCGTGCAGCTGTCCGATCCAGTGCAGCTCGGGAAACTCCGCCTTCGGATCCCGCTTCGGCGCCGCGTAGGCCGCTTCCCATACCCGTTCCGGAAGTCCGGACGCCTTCGGCCGGCCCGACCCGTCCGGGAAGAAGGCCCCGGTCCCCGCTTGCCTCGGGGCAGCAGCGGAGGCGCCTTGCCGCATTTCGCCGCCGAAAGCGCCGCTTCCGTCCGGCCGCGCCGCCCGCGGACGGCTGCCGCCGGCGCCCGGTTCCGGACGGCCTTCGGGCCCGCCGCCGTCCGCCGGTTGCCCGGCGGCCTCATAGGACGAGGCCGCTTCGGTTTCGCGGATGTGCGGCTCCGGCGAAGCGCCATCCGCGTAGCGGGCGGACATCGCGCTCCCGCCGAAGGCGGGCGGCGCGGTGCGCGCGAGCGACGCCAAGTCCGGCGTCGCGGCCTCCGCCGCGGCCGTTCCGCCGGCTGCCGACGCGTTCGGCGCTGCGGCCCCGGATGCGCCGGACTCGCCGCCCGACGCCGGCGACGGATCGCTTGGCGCTTCGCGGAAGCGCAGCTGCTCCTGTACCCAGGCGGGCGTCTTCGTCTGCCGCACCGCCGTGCCGGACGGGATGTACGCCTGCTCGCCGAGCGCCTGGCGCACCGCTTGCTCGACGAACGCGCGCAGCTCGCTTTCCTTGCTGAATCGGACCTCCAGCTTCGAAGGATGGACGTTCACGTCCAGCAAGGACGGATGCATCCGCAAATGAAGCACCGCCAGCGGGAAACGGTTGATCGGCAGCAGCGTATGGTACGCTTGCAGCAGCGGCTGCGTAACGGCGGCGCTGCGGACGTAGCGTCCGTTCACGAGCACCGTGATGGCGTTGCGGTTCGCCCGGGTTTCCACGGGCAGCGCGGCGAGCCCCGTCAGCCGATAGTCGGGGTGCTCGGCGGCAAGCGGCACCATCGCTTTGGCTGCCGCATTGCCGTAGATCGCGGCCACCACCTGCCGCAAATCGCCGTTGCCCGGCGTTCGGAGCAGAACCGAACCGTTGTGCGTAAATGTGAACGCGATGTCCGGCCTGGCGAGCGCCTGCCGGTACATGACGTCGGACAGATGGCCGAGCTCCGTCTGCACCGTCTTCATATATTTCAGCCGCGCAGGCGTATTGTAGAACAGCTCCCGGACGGTCATGTCCGTCCCCTGCCGGGCCGTGGCGTCCTCGTGCTTTTTGACGGCTCCGCCTTCGATTTCCAGCACCCGGCCGAGCCCGCCGGAATCCGTCGCGCTGACGCAGCGAACTTTCGCGACGGCCGCGATGCTCGGAAGCGCCTCGCCCCTGAAGCCGAGCGTCGCGATTTGAAACAGGTCCTTGCCGCTTGCGATTTTGCTGGTGGCGTGGCGCTCGAACGCCGTCGGCAAATCCTCGGCCATAATGCCGGAGCCGTTGTCCGCGATCCGCAGCAGCGCCAGGCCCCCGTCCTCCGCCGTCACGTCGACGGTCGTCGCTCCGGCGTCGACGGCGTTTTCGATCAATTCCTTCAACACGGAGGACGGTCTTTCGACCACTTCGCCTGCGGCTATCTGATTCGCCAGATGATCGTCCAACAGCCGAATGACTCCCATCCCGTACTCCCCCTTATTCCGCGTTATCCTTTATACCCGATCTTCAGCACCCCGCCGGCGGCCGAAAACGTCAGTCCGGAGTACCATTTGGCGAGAAGCCTGACATCGATATAGGAGGCGCCGCCTTCGCTGCGCATCCGGGAATCGCTCGTTTTGACCTTGTTCAAGGCGTTTTCCGATTTAAAAAACACCGTCTTCGAAGAGGAATCGTACGACACGCTCGCGCCGACGATCGCCGCCGCGAGCTTCGTGCCGACGTACCAAACGCCGCTCTGTTGGATCGCCGCCGAAGGTTGTCCCATGCGCACGCGATTCACCGTTACCGAGCCCTCGCCGATCGCGAGCGCGAGCGAGCCGCCCCCGCGGAACGGTAGCCCGCGATCAACTGTTCGGCCGCCCCCGCCACGACCGTATCGGGCGCCAGTCCCTTCCGGTCCACCTTGTAGCCTTTGGGCGTATAATATTCTTCCACCGTAACCTTGAGCACGCCGCCGGACGAAACGGGGATGATCTGCTGGACGACCCCTTTGCCGTACGTGCGGGTGCCGATCAGCTTCGCGATTCCGTAATCCTGCAGCGCCGCCGCGAACAGCTCCGAGGCGCTGGCGCTGTTGCCGTTGACGAGAACGCGGATCGGGTAGCTTTTGGACGTTCCTTCCACGACCATCGCCTTGTCGTTGCCTTCCCGGTCGATCATATGCGCCAAAACCCCGTTCTCGATAAACAGGGCGGCGATTTTTTGCGCTTGATCGGTGTAGCCTCCGCCGTTGTCCCGCAGATCGATCACAAGCCCTTTCATCCCCTGCCGCTCAAGCTTGTCAAGCTCGGCCGCGAACTTGTCGTACGCATCCGACGAAAAGCCCTCCAAATCCAAATACCCGATCCCGTCGCCCATCCAGACGCCTGCCGCCGTCGGCAGCTGCACCGGCTTGCGGACCATCGTGAATTCGTGCGAGCCGGAGCTACGCGTAATGCCGATCGAAACGCTAGAGCCTTCCTCGCCGAGAATTTCGCTTTGCGTTTCCGCGAACGTCTTGCCGGCGACCGATCGGCCGTCGACGGACACGATTTTGTCGCCGGCGCGTATTCCGGCCTGCTCCGCGGGACTGCCGCCGATCACGTCCTGGATGTAGACGGCTCCTTTTTCCTCGATGAGTTTGACGCCGATTCCGATGAATTTCTGCTCCAGGCTGCCGGAATAAGCCGTCCATTCTTCCTGGGTAAAGTATTCCGTGTAAGGATCGTTCAACGATTCGACCATGCCTTTGATGGCCGCTTCGTCCAATGTCGAATCCGCCGGCTTGCTTAAATGGTACTGCTCCAGCAGCTCGCGAACTTCATCGGATTGCGCGGAGCTTTCCGCGAATGCGGCGGCCGAAGGCCCCGCGGTCAAGGAGACCGCGAGCAGCAGCGACGCGAATCGGCGCCAAAGCGTCACCGGTTTCATTGGGCATCCCCGCTCTCTACCAATTGATTTTTGACGTCGTTCAGCCATTCCAGCGCCTGCAGCGGCGTGAGGCGCATGACGTCCACCTTGCGAAGCTTTTCCAAAATTTTGTCCCCGTGCGTTTGCGCCTTGCGCGGTTTGTCCGCCGGGGGAGCCGGCTCGGCGAACATCGACAGCTGCACCGGGCCGGCCGATGCTGCGTCCTCGGCTGCCAAGGCCGGCGGCGACGAAAACGCCGGCGACGCGGACTCGCGGATGCCGGATGGGCGGATGCCGCTCTCCCGTTCCGCCGCATCCGTCTCGCCCTGTCCGCTCTCGGCCGCCTCTCGTTCGGCGTTCCCCGCGGCGGCGGCCTCCAGCGAAGCCGCGGCTTGCCTTCTTGCCGGCGCGCCCGGCAAATTGGCGGTACCCCCCGCTTCGAGCAGATGATACGCCCTCGAGACAATCGAATCCGGGAGTCCCGCCAGCTCCGCGCAATAGATGCCGTAGCTGG
Coding sequences within it:
- a CDS encoding S41 family peptidase, with protein sequence MKPVTLWRRFASLLLAVSLTAGPSAAAFAESSAQSDEVRELLEQYHLSKPADSTLDEAAIKGMVESLNDPYTEYFTQEEWTAYSGSLEQKFIGIGVKLIEEKGAVYIQDVIGGSPAEQAGIRAGDKIVSVDGRSVAGKTFAETQSEILGEEGSSVSIGITRSSGSHEFTMVRKPVQLPTAAGVWMGDGIGYLDLEGFSSDAYDKFAAELDKLERQGMKGLVIDLRDNGGGYTDQAQKIAALFIENGVLAHMIDREGNDKAMVVEGTSKSYPIRVLVNGNSASASELFAAALQDYGIAKLIGTRTYGKGVVQQIIPVSSGGVLKVTVEEYYTPKGYKVDRKGLAPDTVVAGAAEQLIAGYRSAGAARSRSRSARAR
- the mutL gene encoding DNA mismatch repair endonuclease MutL, which produces MGVIRLLDDHLANQIAAGEVVERPSSVLKELIENAVDAGATTVDVTAEDGGLALLRIADNGSGIMAEDLPTAFERHATSKIASGKDLFQIATLGFRGEALPSIAAVAKVRCVSATDSGGLGRVLEIEGGAVKKHEDATARQGTDMTVRELFYNTPARLKYMKTVQTELGHLSDVMYRQALARPDIAFTFTHNGSVLLRTPGNGDLRQVVAAIYGNAAAKAMVPLAAEHPDYRLTGLAALPVETRANRNAITVLVNGRYVRSAAVTQPLLQAYHTLLPINRFPLAVLHLRMHPSLLDVNVHPSKLEVRFSKESELRAFVEQAVRQALGEQAYIPSGTAVRQTKTPAWVQEQLRFREAPSDPSPASGGESGASGAAAPNASAAGGTAAAEAATPDLASLARTAPPAFGGSAMSARYADGASPEPHIRETEAASSYEAAGQPADGGGPEGRPEPGAGGSRPRAARPDGSGAFGGEMRQGASAAAPRQAGTGAFFPDGSGRPKASGLPERVWEAAYAAPKRDPKAEFPELHWIGQLHGTYIVAQNETGLYLIDQHAAHERINYEYFFEKFGRPEEASQELLLPVTLTFAPDEFAALRTRLHLFEQVGVYMEDFGGNTLIIRAVPHWFPDGDEADIVREMAEWVLQERGVDLPKLREKASILTSCKASIKANQSLTRESGEALLRRLGDCRQPYTCPHGRPIVVSFTTYELEKMFKRVMS
- a CDS encoding transglycosylase domain-containing protein; translated protein: MSKTAPPAKNTKRSGKKGAKQKRKTGWIWLLFVLLFFAVCAVLGYLLVILNGERILSQNMNKLNDMDKATIIVDSNGNELDKLYVLEGNREYVPISEIPKLLQQAFVATEDKRFYEHSGVDLFGIGRALVKDIIARSAVEGASTITQQLARNIFLNADKTLFRKGTEASIALALENHKSKDEILELYLNRIYFGKGQYGIKTAAKYYFGVDDLNDLELWQIATLAGMPKAPNTYNPVRNPEKSMDRRAVVLTLMEDQGIITEAEKQQAMAVEYDPSVVPEDSSQYAAFLDYVVEEAQDVLGKTEEELLTGGYTIKTTIDTAAQAAVEKAFSDPDNFEESVDDIPMQGAMVIMNQHDGSIVAMAGGRDYSTKNLNRVYSKRQPGSSFKPIVSYGPALETGDWYPWSTLRDDKVCYDNGKYCPTDSNRNKYVGPISMKDAIRDSVNQPAVWLLNEIGVGTGVDFAKKLGIELGENDRNLAIALGGFRKASRPFRWRTRMRRSRTAACCRRRTPFRKLPTLPARSFTPSKRPATTAS
- the miaA gene encoding tRNA (adenosine(37)-N6)-dimethylallyltransferase MiaA; amino-acid sequence: MTKTTDSTTSGKPRPGKDERLPLLALVGPTAVGKTALSLAVARAFDCEIISGDSMQVYRGMDIGTAKLEPEHRQGIPHHMIDILDPADPFSVADFQARCEETIADIHARGKLPFIVGGTGLYVESVCYGYSFREEGGDAEFREKMSRWAQEHGADALHRKLFDVDPETAAKLHPNDVRRVVRALEIYETTGRPLSELQSQQRGDDKASPYKLCLIGLTMDRAELYRRIGLRVDEMLEQGLLDEVKRLLAAGVPRSAVSMQALGYKEMASYLAGELDYKGAVELLKRDTRRFAKRQLSWFRRMKELEWVSLEKEEKDRNLLTEICDIIAGKFLCDLEYTCQ
- a CDS encoding DUF402 domain-containing protein, producing MKRKFSDRANWRRILKKSYACFPLDEPPFRGFLTLYKIHELRDPLWKEYNGRRMCIADKGYLWMQHFPRGEHYVVTTMFDDKGQVVQWYIDVCKTQGMTDQQVPWFDDLYLDIVVLPTGETLLLDEDELEEALDDGLISERDSVMAQRTADRLLTLIRQKRFPYFDLSRQHRTTMLKRLGWEAAQPE
- a CDS encoding penicillin-binding transpeptidase domain-containing protein encodes the protein MLQTPHTISEITDSSGEVVYSIETPGDNRVMSEQTAYYVRELLEGVVSGGTGKSAKVSGRTVAGKTGTTQLGIEGIDSGGNRDVWFVGFTPELTAAVWMGYDKTDAEHYVKKSSGQAASLFSEVMTSVLKNYEKKSFPDAGDVQEEPKGPDAVTGLAGQYNTQNVAVELTWSPVEGDNITYKIYRKEASEASFALLAESAEPAFDDFAILPDKTYTYYVKAYSSALDAEGEPSSGVSVTVTSDLELPPENGEGEGEQLPPENPGNGNGNGNGNGNGNGNGNGQGEIGNGNGEGNGNGNGNGEGNGNRNGNGNGQGNNGNGQGNGNGTGEQGNEGGDGAWGDIPIESEAPADPATVSPPPEQGTVPLNDSEEALNVLPSP
- a CDS encoding class I SAM-dependent methyltransferase, whose product is MIVTTAERPDREMIERARRLAGEFSCRFAPRRRETLAGLRRKYADARDGVLVAGADGLRFVAGDAPPLFYHPSMAFIRVKRLRDGGTDALVEAANAKEGDAVLDCTAGLGADSLVLSYAVGEKGRVTALEASRLLHVIVREGLREYDSELADVNAAMRRIDAVCADHLEYMSAMPDKSVDIVYFDPMFTVPVEAASSLAPLRAYAKDEPLAEEALRQARRVARKRIVLKEHRESGQFARLGIRLVRPSGAAIAYGVISIHDEND
- a CDS encoding GNAT family N-acetyltransferase; the protein is MRGLKVENERELNDCKAIRKAVFVDEQGVPERLEWDEYDENPQACHHWLALDDDGRPAGTARWREYEPGTAKLQRIAVLPAYRGKSVGRLLVSSMEEEARALGCAKAVLDAQCSAEMFYRKLGYATISGEPFYDADILHVRMEKSLV
- the hfq gene encoding RNA chaperone Hfq, which codes for MNKSINIQDTFLNQLRKDSVPVTVYLTNGFQIRGVVRAFDNFTIVIDSEGRQQMVYKHAISTFMPQRNVSLQQQDTGSEA